CAGGCAGCCACAGGTATCCCCACCTCCAACCTGGTCTTGTTTTTCCTGACCCTCTGGACCACTTCCGCGGCCGGCGCTCTGATGGCCGGTGCGAATCACCCCTTTCTGAATCCATTCAGCCTCGCCAAGGGATTGACCTTCTCTATCCCCCTAATGGCGATACTGCTGAGCCACGAGATGGGCCATTACATCACCGCTCGGCGCAACGGCGTCGCAACCAGTTGGCCCTTCTTCCTTCCCGCGCCTTTTCCCTCCATCTTCATCATCGGCACCTTCGGCGCCTTCATTCGAATGAAATCCGCCGCGCAGACTCGCCGGGTCATGTTCGACATCGGCGCCGCCGGACCATGGGCCGGCGCTGTCCTGAGCGTAATTGCGGTCATCATAGGTTTGCATCGCTCGGAGGTCTTGCCCCTGGATCAGTCGGGCGGCCTCCAACTTGGCAATTCCCTCCTATTTTTGGGCTTGGCGCGTTGGATGCTTGGAGTTGACCCCAATTCCGTGACGATCAATTTGGACCCGGTGGCCTTCGCCGGCTGGATTGGCCTGTTTGTCACCACCCTCAATCTGCTTCCCTCGGGCCAACTGGATGGCGGACACGTGATCTACGCACTGTTCGGGCGGCTTCACTATTTCATTTCGCGCGCGTGTACTTTTGCCTGTATCGTGCTCGCCGTAGTGCCAGCGTTGTTTGGATGGTCGTTCTGGCCAGGATGGCTATTGTGGGCAGGGCTGCTCTACTTTCTGGGCTTGCGCCATCCCTCAGCCCTGGACCCTGAGACCCCGCTAGACCCGCGCCGCCAGGCCGCAGCTTTGCTCACGATCGCCTTGTTCGTGGTGACCTTTAGCCCAATTCCCTTCTCGTTTGCCCCGCCCCCATCCTCCCCTCCAACCCGGGGCCAAAGCTATAACGTGCTCCAGCCCGCTGCCCGTGCGCGTGTCCCTCTTGACCATCGTATCTAACTGCGCCCATCCTCACCATTTCGCGCGCCTGGCCGGCGCGTTGGCGCAGACTTAAACCTCAGGAGCAAATTGATATGGCGCGACCCACTTGGGACCAGTACTTCATGCAAATCACCCGCCAGGTAGCGGAGCGCTCAACCTGCCCGCGCGCCCAGGTGGGAGCGGTTATCGTGCGCGAGCGCAACATCTTGGCCACCGGCTATAATGGCGCACCCTCGGGCCTGACTCACTGCAGCGAGGCCGGTTGCGTGATCTATGAATCGCGCGCCCCCACGGGCGAGATCGAGCAGAATTGCTATCGCTCTATTCACGCCGAGATCAACGCCATTACACAAGCCGCAAAAAACGGCGCTGCTATCATGGGCGCCGATATCTACGTCACCCATTCTCCATGCATTCAGTGCATGAAAGTCCTGGTCAACACCGGGATCCGTACGGTGTTCTATGAAAAGCCCTATAAACTCGCCACTTTGACCTGGCTACTCGACGAAGCGCGCATTGCCTTGCTCCAGGTGCCGCCTAACGATTCCGGCATAGCGCTCAAACAATAGCCGTTCGCTCCGACGTGTTATCTTCGGCCTCTCGTATTATCCTTGTTAGTGTGGGCCTGCTTGCCGCGGCGATGCTTGCCGCCTGCCAGGGCCCTCTTCCCGAACAGGGTTCTCCAAGCGAGGCACTTTACGTCCGGCGATGCGGTTCGTGC
The window above is part of the Candidatus Binataceae bacterium genome. Proteins encoded here:
- a CDS encoding site-2 protease family protein; its protein translation is MTYPAPQAATGIPTSNLVLFFLTLWTTSAAGALMAGANHPFLNPFSLAKGLTFSIPLMAILLSHEMGHYITARRNGVATSWPFFLPAPFPSIFIIGTFGAFIRMKSAAQTRRVMFDIGAAGPWAGAVLSVIAVIIGLHRSEVLPLDQSGGLQLGNSLLFLGLARWMLGVDPNSVTINLDPVAFAGWIGLFVTTLNLLPSGQLDGGHVIYALFGRLHYFISRACTFACIVLAVVPALFGWSFWPGWLLWAGLLYFLGLRHPSALDPETPLDPRRQAAALLTIALFVVTFSPIPFSFAPPPSSPPTRGQSYNVLQPAARARVPLDHRI
- a CDS encoding dCMP deaminase family protein, which codes for MARPTWDQYFMQITRQVAERSTCPRAQVGAVIVRERNILATGYNGAPSGLTHCSEAGCVIYESRAPTGEIEQNCYRSIHAEINAITQAAKNGAAIMGADIYVTHSPCIQCMKVLVNTGIRTVFYEKPYKLATLTWLLDEARIALLQVPPNDSGIALKQ